The genome window GCATCGCGGTGATCACCAGCGCGAGCAGCATCCCGGAGGAAGTGGCCGAGAATTACATCGGCGCATTCGGCAAATTGGGCGTGAAGGACCTGGACATCCTCGATATCCGCGATCGCAGCCAGGTGAGGCCCGAGATGATCAAGCGCTTGGCCAAGGCGGATGGGGTGATGATGAGCGGCGGCAACCAGCTGCGGCTGACGACCATTTTCGGTGGCACGGCCTTCCTCCAATTGATGAAGCGCCGCTACGAGCAGGAGGAAGGCTTCGTGATCGCGGGCACCAGCGCCGGCGCCATGTGCATGAGCAGCACCATGATCTACCAGGGCCACAGCGCCAGCGGCCTCATCAAGGGCGGCGTGAAGCTCACCACCGGCGCATCGCTCATCCAGGATGTGATCATCGACAGCCATTTCGTGGAGCGCGGGCGATTCAGCCGGCTCACGCAGGCCGTGGCAGCGAACCCTTCAGCCATCGGCATCGGCCTCGGCGAGGACACCGGCGTTGTGATCACCGGCGCCGACATGCTCGAGACCATCGGCAGCGGACAGGTGATGATCTTCGATGGGCACGAGATCACCTACAGCGACTACGCCGATGTGGAGGAGGGCGAGCCCTTCAGCATCGAAGGCATGAAGGTTCACATCATCAGCAAAGGGCACAGCTACAGCGTGGCGCAGAAGCAATTCGCGGCGGTGAAGGTGCCGGTGAGGAATTGACCATGCCCAAGGCCATCCATCCAGTCGGCCTTCTTCTCCTTCTGCTGGTGCTTTCTTCAGGCGGATGCACCAAGGAGCATCCGGTCGGGCATGTCCTGGACATGGAAGAAGTGCTTACCCCTGGGCAGCATCGCAAGCTGGACAGTCTCTTCCGTGCGCACGAGGCGATCACTGGAAACGAGATCGCCCTTGTCTCGCACGCGACCTTCAATGGCCGCAGCGCGATGGAATACGCCACGGCGTTCGGCGATTCAGCCGGTGTTGGCGAAAAGGACAAGGACAATGGTGTCGTCATCGCATTCAGCAAGGCGCGACGCGAAGTATTCATCGCAACAGGATATGGGACTGAACGTGTCCTGCACGATAGTATCTGCCAGCGCATCGTTGACAACGAGATGCTTCCGCGCTTCAAGCAAGAGGACTATTTCGGCGGATTGTACTCCGGAGGCCGTTCCATTGTCGATTTCCTCGCGCGGCCCGAGAACAGGATCCCATGATCGCGGTGGCGATCTTCGCCCCGATGCAAGACCCTATCATCCGCCGCTTCCGAACCGTGGCCATCGCCGAAGGCGTGAGCTTCATCCTGCTGCTGTTCATCGCCATGCCCTTGAAGCATTTCTTCGGAATGCCGATGGCCGTGAAGGTGGTGGGCTGGGCCCATGGCGCGCTCTTCATCGCCTACTGGGTCGCTGCCGTACCGCTCTTCACCAAATTGAAGTGGGACCCGGAGCGCATCGTGGGCCTTGGCCTCGCGAGCGTGCTGCCCTTCGGCACCTTCGTGCTGGAGCGCAAGTGGCTGCGCTGAACGCGGCTACCTTCGGCGTCCCGCTGGTGCGGGATGCGACTCATGCCCTTCGCTTCAGGAAGTGATGCACTCGCGCGTTTCGTGAACGTGCTGCTGGCCGTGGTCCTGAGCATCACGGTGCTCCACTTCGGCCGCGACCTCTTCATCCTGCTGGTCGTCTCCGGGCTCTTCGCCTTCCTGCTGCTGCCCTTCGCACGGCGCATGGAGCGCTGGATGCCCCGTTGGGCCGGAGCCCTCGTCGCCACGCTGGCGCTGGTGGTCGTCGTGCTCGGGCTCTTCTTCTTCCTCGGTTTCCAGCTCACGCGCTTCGGTTCGGACTTCCCCGCGCTGCAGGAGCGGTTCGCGAGCAAGGGTGAGGCCTTCTTCGACTGGGTGGAGGGCCGGACCAACCTCGACCGCCGTGAGCAGATCCAATGGTTCAATGCGCACCTCAGCGACGTGGCGAACCTCGGCGGGCAGGCGGCCCTGCGGCTCTTCTCGGGAACGGGCTCCGCCCTCGCGAGCATCGTGCCCATCCCGTTCTTCGTCTTCCTGCTGCTCCTGCTGAAGGACCGCTTCCGCACCTTCTTCACGCGGCTCGGCACCACGCGCGAAGGCGCGGTGCTCGATGTGATGGTGCGCATCAGCGTGCTCTCGCGCAAGTACCTGCGCGGCGTGGTCAATGTGGGCGTGGTCTTCGGGGCGCTCTGCTCCATCGGCTTCGGCCTCATCGGCCTGAAGTACGCGGTGCTGCTGGGTTTCGTGCTGGCCTTGCTGAACGTGGTGCCTTACATCGGCGCGCTGGTGGGCAGCGTGCTCCCGGTCTTCGTGGCGCTGGTCACCAACGACTCGCCCTGGCACGCCGCAGCGGCGCTCGGCGTGGTGCTCATCGTGCAGTTCCTCGACAATAACCTCATCACGCCCAAGGTGGTGGGCAGCAGCGTGAGCATCAATCCGCTGGCTAGCATGCTGGCGCTGATCGGATTCGGCGCGTTATGGGGCGTGGCAGGCATGCTGCTCGCGATCCCGATCACGGGCATGCTCAAGGTGGTGTGCGATAGCGTGCCCTCCTTGCAGCCGTGGGGCTACCTGCTCGGCGAGGAGATCGAGACCCCGAAGGAGAAGCGCTTCCACTTGCGGTTCAAGCGGAAGGACGGAGGGGCGAAGAAGGATGCTCAATGATCGGGAGAGCCTAGCGAAAGATCGCCGTCTCCACCTCTCCATCTGCTCCCACCTGCCCGCGGTACATGCCCGTGCAATTGAAGTCGAGGACGATGTTCCCGTTGCGGTCCACGGCGATCAGGCCGCCGTCGCCATCAAGCGGCGGCAGCTTCTCATGCACCACCACGCGCACGGCTTCCTGAAGTGAGAGGCCCTTGTAGGCCATGAGGGCATGCACATCGTGCGCGGCCACGGCACGGATGAAGCTCTCGCCATGCCCGGTGCAGCTCACGGCGCAGGTGGCGTCGTTGGCATAGGTGCCCGCGCCGATGATGGGGCTGTCGCCGATGCGCTG of Flavobacteriales bacterium contains these proteins:
- a CDS encoding cyanophycinase, which gives rise to MTPKGKLIAIGGNEDKGKEPEAGHNTKVFTHNFIEEGILRRVVDEMGGTASRIAVITSASSIPEEVAENYIGAFGKLGVKDLDILDIRDRSQVRPEMIKRLAKADGVMMSGGNQLRLTTIFGGTAFLQLMKRRYEQEEGFVIAGTSAGAMCMSSTMIYQGHSASGLIKGGVKLTTGASLIQDVIIDSHFVERGRFSRLTQAVAANPSAIGIGLGEDTGVVITGADMLETIGSGQVMIFDGHEITYSDYADVEEGEPFSIEGMKVHIISKGHSYSVAQKQFAAVKVPVRN
- a CDS encoding AI-2E family transporter, yielding MPFASGSDALARFVNVLLAVVLSITVLHFGRDLFILLVVSGLFAFLLLPFARRMERWMPRWAGALVATLALVVVVLGLFFFLGFQLTRFGSDFPALQERFASKGEAFFDWVEGRTNLDRREQIQWFNAHLSDVANLGGQAALRLFSGTGSALASIVPIPFFVFLLLLLKDRFRTFFTRLGTTREGAVLDVMVRISVLSRKYLRGVVNVGVVFGALCSIGFGLIGLKYAVLLGFVLALLNVVPYIGALVGSVLPVFVALVTNDSPWHAAAALGVVLIVQFLDNNLITPKVVGSSVSINPLASMLALIGFGALWGVAGMLLAIPITGMLKVVCDSVPSLQPWGYLLGEEIETPKEKRFHLRFKRKDGGAKKDAQ
- a CDS encoding DUF3817 domain-containing protein — encoded protein: MQDPIIRRFRTVAIAEGVSFILLLFIAMPLKHFFGMPMAVKVVGWAHGALFIAYWVAAVPLFTKLKWDPERIVGLGLASVLPFGTFVLERKWLR
- a CDS encoding TPM domain-containing protein codes for the protein MPKAIHPVGLLLLLLVLSSGGCTKEHPVGHVLDMEEVLTPGQHRKLDSLFRAHEAITGNEIALVSHATFNGRSAMEYATAFGDSAGVGEKDKDNGVVIAFSKARREVFIATGYGTERVLHDSICQRIVDNEMLPRFKQEDYFGGLYSGGRSIVDFLARPENRIP